The proteins below are encoded in one region of Streptomyces sp. NBC_00490:
- a CDS encoding lipoprotein: MAYVALLAGVLAGCSEGADDKKDAKTSASASASAGQVAESGDSIGAAGSACELPVSFDLAKDWEAEAIDSAAAEDTASPTDSGDLEDEISEEVLDSLFRQGPVAAACEVDAKPAGYVGFLRIWTGEPGDDDARTVLKEFVAAEDGARKAKYTSFTSGGLAGVEVEYVVTSELLDETKKESAFAVATPDGPVVVHLGGMDTEEHEKMAPAFELAKKTLQKV; the protein is encoded by the coding sequence ATGGCTTACGTGGCCTTGCTGGCGGGGGTGTTGGCGGGCTGTTCCGAGGGCGCCGACGACAAGAAGGACGCGAAGACGTCCGCGAGTGCGTCGGCGAGCGCCGGCCAGGTCGCCGAGAGCGGCGACAGCATCGGGGCGGCCGGTTCGGCGTGCGAGCTGCCCGTGAGTTTCGACCTCGCCAAGGACTGGGAGGCGGAGGCCATCGACTCCGCGGCCGCCGAGGACACGGCTTCCCCGACCGATTCCGGCGACCTCGAGGACGAGATCTCCGAGGAGGTCCTCGACTCCCTCTTCCGCCAGGGTCCGGTCGCCGCCGCGTGCGAGGTCGACGCCAAGCCGGCCGGCTACGTCGGCTTCCTGCGGATCTGGACCGGTGAGCCCGGCGACGACGACGCGCGCACCGTGCTGAAGGAGTTCGTCGCGGCGGAGGACGGCGCGCGCAAGGCGAAGTACACCTCCTTCACGTCGGGCGGCCTGGCCGGTGTCGAGGTGGAGTACGTCGTCACGAGCGAGCTCCTGGACGAGACGAAGAAGGAGAGCGCCTTCGCCGTCGCCACCCCGGACGGCCCCGTCGTCGTGCACCTCGGCGGTATGGACACCGAGGAGCACGAGAAGATGGCCCCGGCGTTCGAACTGGCGAAGAAGACCCTCCAGAAGGTCTGA
- a CDS encoding endo-1,4-beta-xylanase gives MVTRRSILLPRKALVLSMASLLAAAGVTALSGTADAASTLGTAAAEKGRYFGAAVAANHLGESAYVSTLDTEFTSVTPENEMKWDAVESTRNAFTYTSADQIVSHAQSKGMKVRGHTLVWHSQLPGWVSGLAAADLRTAMNNHITQVMTHYKGKIHSWDVVNEAFQDGSSGARRSSPFQDKLGNGFIEEAFRTARAADPAAKLCYNDYNTDGVNAKSTAVYTMVKDFKARGVPIDCVGFQSHFNSASPVPSDYQANLQRFADLGVDVQITELDIEGSGTAQATSYTNVVKACLAVSRCTGITVWGVTDKYSWRADGTPLLFDGNYAKKAAYTATLTALGGTGSGGGGGGTAACTVSYSKQEEWSDRFNGKVTVTAGSAAITTWTTTVTLTSPQKVSSTWNGTPTWDSSGNVMTMKPNGNGSLAAGASTSFGFTVMKNGSTAAPVLGSCTAS, from the coding sequence ATGGTTACCCGCAGATCCATTCTCCTGCCCCGCAAGGCACTGGTTCTCAGCATGGCGAGCCTGCTCGCGGCAGCAGGCGTCACCGCCCTGTCGGGAACCGCCGACGCCGCGAGCACCCTCGGCACCGCCGCGGCCGAGAAGGGCCGCTACTTCGGGGCCGCGGTCGCCGCGAACCACCTGGGCGAATCCGCGTACGTCTCCACACTCGACACCGAATTCACCTCGGTCACCCCCGAGAACGAGATGAAATGGGACGCGGTCGAGAGCACCCGCAACGCGTTCACCTACACGTCAGCCGACCAGATCGTCAGCCACGCACAGAGCAAGGGAATGAAGGTCCGCGGCCACACGCTGGTGTGGCACTCCCAGCTGCCCGGCTGGGTCTCCGGCCTCGCCGCCGCCGACCTCCGGACGGCGATGAACAACCACATCACCCAGGTCATGACCCACTACAAGGGCAAGATCCACTCCTGGGACGTGGTCAACGAGGCCTTCCAGGACGGCAGCAGCGGCGCCCGCCGCAGCTCACCCTTCCAGGACAAGCTCGGCAACGGCTTCATCGAGGAGGCCTTCCGCACGGCCCGCGCCGCGGACCCGGCGGCCAAGCTCTGCTACAACGACTACAACACCGACGGCGTCAACGCGAAGAGCACCGCCGTGTACACCATGGTCAAGGACTTCAAGGCACGCGGAGTGCCCATCGACTGTGTGGGCTTCCAGTCCCACTTCAACAGCGCCTCCCCGGTGCCCTCCGACTACCAGGCCAATCTGCAGCGCTTCGCCGACCTCGGCGTCGACGTGCAGATCACCGAGCTGGACATCGAAGGCTCCGGCACGGCCCAGGCCACCAGCTACACCAACGTCGTCAAGGCCTGCCTGGCCGTATCCCGCTGCACCGGCATCACGGTGTGGGGCGTCACCGACAAGTACTCCTGGCGCGCCGACGGCACACCGCTGCTCTTCGACGGCAACTACGCCAAGAAGGCCGCCTACACGGCCACACTGACAGCCCTCGGCGGCACCGGCTCGGGCGGCGGCGGTGGCGGTACGGCCGCCTGCACCGTCTCCTACAGCAAGCAGGAGGAGTGGAGCGACCGCTTCAACGGCAAGGTGACCGTCACCGCGGGCAGCGCCGCGATCACCACCTGGACCACGACCGTCACCCTGACGTCCCCGCAGAAGGTCTCCTCGACCTGGAACGGCACGCCCACCTGGGACAGCAGCGGCAACGTGATGACCATGAAGCCGAACGGCAACGGCAGCCTGGCGGCCGGCGCGTCGACGAGCTTCGGCTTCACGGTCATGAAGAACGGGAGCACCGCGGCGCCCGTCCTCGGATCCTGTACGGCGTCCTGA
- a CDS encoding AMIN-like domain-containing (lipo)protein, translating to MRRSRTTWATVALMGATLGVAAVPAQAATTCPTGWGSVAKQQAVSTSESVTNARTGSHACYDRLVVDVPGAAKAHLGYSVRYVDKLRQDGSGRLIPVGGGAVLEVRVAAPAYDVDTGAPTYPGRVARPLPGVDLDGYRTFRDTRYAGSFEGDTQFGLGVRARLPFRVLRVDDRVVVDVAHSWSAKS from the coding sequence ATGAGACGCAGCAGAACCACATGGGCCACCGTCGCTCTGATGGGCGCGACGCTCGGCGTGGCCGCGGTACCCGCGCAGGCCGCCACCACCTGCCCCACCGGCTGGGGCAGCGTCGCCAAGCAGCAGGCGGTCAGCACATCGGAATCGGTGACGAACGCACGGACCGGCAGTCACGCCTGCTACGACCGTCTGGTCGTGGACGTTCCGGGCGCGGCGAAGGCCCACCTCGGCTATTCCGTCCGGTACGTCGACAAACTGCGGCAGGACGGATCGGGCCGGCTGATACCCGTCGGCGGCGGCGCCGTCCTCGAGGTACGGGTGGCCGCGCCCGCCTACGACGTCGACACCGGCGCCCCGACCTATCCCGGACGGGTGGCACGCCCCCTGCCGGGCGTCGACCTCGACGGGTACCGCACCTTCAGGGACACCCGGTACGCCGGCAGCTTCGAGGGAGACACACAGTTCGGCCTCGGCGTCCGTGCCCGGCTCCCGTTCCGGGTCCTGCGGGTGGACGACAGGGTCGTGGTGGACGTGGCCCATTCATGGAGCGCCAAGTCCTGA
- a CDS encoding SRPBCC domain-containing protein, whose amino-acid sequence MSEIVDQIDRAHREVGTRKVEAEEAHAVLLRRTYDAELADVWGAVTSPERIGRWFLPVTGEFRLGGRYQLEGHAGGEILECVEPERLRVSWLYGPDPGFSEVELRLAPDGEGRTVFEVEHVAVVPEDFWNQFGPGAVGIGWDSIALGLGMHLAGRGMSREESEAWQGTAEAKEFFKRSGEEWGAAYAASGADPETVAATTAATVKAYTGG is encoded by the coding sequence ATGAGCGAGATCGTCGACCAGATCGACCGTGCACACCGGGAGGTCGGCACCCGCAAGGTCGAGGCGGAGGAGGCTCACGCGGTGCTGCTGCGGCGCACCTATGACGCGGAGCTCGCCGACGTCTGGGGCGCGGTGACCTCCCCCGAGCGGATCGGGCGGTGGTTCCTGCCGGTCACCGGGGAGTTCCGGCTCGGCGGGCGCTATCAGCTGGAGGGCCATGCCGGGGGCGAGATCCTTGAGTGCGTGGAGCCTGAGCGACTGCGGGTGAGCTGGTTGTACGGGCCTGACCCGGGCTTCAGCGAGGTCGAGCTGCGGCTCGCGCCGGACGGCGAGGGGCGGACGGTGTTCGAGGTGGAGCACGTGGCCGTGGTGCCGGAGGACTTCTGGAACCAGTTCGGACCGGGCGCGGTCGGTATCGGCTGGGACAGCATCGCCCTCGGCCTCGGCATGCACCTCGCCGGTCGCGGGATGAGCCGGGAGGAGTCCGAGGCCTGGCAGGGCACGGCCGAGGCCAAGGAGTTCTTCAAGCGGTCCGGCGAGGAGTGGGGCGCCGCCTACGCCGCCTCGGGTGCCGATCCGGAGACGGTGGCGGCCACGACGGCCGCGACGGTCAAGGCCTACACGGGGGGATAG